A genomic stretch from Maledivibacter sp. includes:
- a CDS encoding YwqG family protein, with amino-acid sequence MLLLLFIFTGCTDKEELNKNQANVSPSSFIEGNKESINMKYELCKQDNYEIIRFSADKKKYKPKFLKGGSGDHQYIDYDEINIPIGKSRVGGPVVDLPEDIEYPEDMYFAAQFNLQEFSKYDKNDLLPDTGFLYIFVDDSLEGKVVYSNCDINQLRRVIKEHSGQFSEGCLIEHFDMDIENIKDKYDEEWARDGEELGWNCFEGFDKSKFFGLYNNCQLGEAEMLEIINGTKVLLVQIGENFTGEGILSVLIEEEDLNKKEFENCVVEWSQS; translated from the coding sequence ATGTTGCTATTATTATTTATTTTTACTGGCTGTACAGATAAGGAAGAATTAAATAAGAATCAAGCTAATGTAAGTCCAAGTAGTTTTATTGAAGGGAATAAAGAAAGTATCAATATGAAATACGAGTTATGTAAACAAGATAATTATGAAATTATAAGATTCAGTGCAGATAAAAAGAAATATAAACCTAAATTTTTAAAAGGTGGATCTGGGGATCACCAATATATAGATTATGATGAGATAAATATACCAATAGGTAAATCTAGAGTTGGAGGGCCGGTAGTAGATTTACCTGAGGATATTGAGTACCCAGAGGATATGTATTTCGCAGCACAATTTAACCTTCAAGAGTTTAGTAAATACGATAAAAATGATCTATTGCCAGATACAGGATTTCTTTATATCTTTGTAGATGATTCATTAGAAGGAAAAGTAGTATATTCAAATTGTGATATTAACCAATTAAGAAGAGTTATAAAAGAACATAGTGGACAATTTTCGGAGGGGTGTTTAATAGAACATTTTGATATGGATATAGAAAATATCAAAGATAAGTATGATGAAGAGTGGGCTAGAGATGGTGAAGAGTTAGGATGGAATTGTTTTGAAGGCTTTGATAAATCCAAATTTTTTGGGTTGTATAATAATTGTCAACTTGGCGAGGCAGAAATGCTTGAAATTATAAATGGAACAAAAGTGCTGCTTGTTCAAATAGGAGAGAATTTTACAGGGGAAGGTATACTTAGTGTTCTAATAGAGGAAGAAGATCTGAATAAAAAGGAATTTGAAAACTGTGTTGTAGAATGGAGTCAATCTTAA